From Nymphaea colorata isolate Beijing-Zhang1983 chromosome 6, ASM883128v2, whole genome shotgun sequence, a single genomic window includes:
- the LOC116255527 gene encoding rRNA-processing protein EFG1-like: protein MAHGGYGGKRGAAQRRPISKRARGLGPQKEQHKSKKKLKPVSLKNQIRSVERILLRKDLPIEVKNAQEKRLEELKAKQEIQNRSAVERKLSLRYRRVKFFERRKIERSIRRLEKLQRSADPTMQRTVSEQLSQLREDLEYVRFFPKTEKYVSLFMGGDNPEIVEKRNRMRKLIKANLLAAAASGKDIEETGSDEDGPLDVSEDDFFLSGSSSDEVEADDEWTDKSTRGHASSTSGKATSGMSSDEKNQKQIAARALMPPPRSHSANGNSFLCSSSKDASLEKVVLPSSSNGLHSRNLPSSSGASWKTTTGTSSNLSSNSDAHKPRRKRRPKKKKKQI, encoded by the exons ATGGCTCACGGTGGCTATGGTGGGAAGCGCGGTGCAGCCCAACGGCGGCCCATCAGCAAGCGTGCGAGAGGTCTCGGCCCACAGAAGGAGCAGCACAAGTCTAAGAAGAAGCTCAAGCCCGTCTCTCTCAAGAACCAAATCCGTTCCGTCGAACGCATCCTTCTCCGTAAG gATCTTCCAATAGAAGTCAAGAATGCTCAAGAAAAGAGATTGGAGGAACTGAAAGCGAAGCAGGAGATTCAGAACCGTTCTGCAGTAGAGCGGAAATTATCATTACGGTACCGTAGAGTAAAATTTTTCG AGAGAAGGAAAATTGAGAGAAGCATACGGCGTTTGGAGAAACTTCAAAGATCAGCTGATCCTACCATGCAGAGAACAGTCTCTGAACAACTTTCCCAGTTGAGGGAAGACCTAGAATATGTTAGA TTCTTCCCCAAGACAGAAAAgtatgtttctttatttatggGAGGCGACAATCCAGAGATAGTTGAGAAGAGGAATAGAATGCGCAAGCTGATAAAAGCCAATCTCCTAGCTGCTGCTGCGAGTGGAAAGGATATAGAAG AAACTGGAAGTGACGAAGATGGTCCCTTGGATGTCAGTGAAGATGATTTTTTCTTGAGTGGGAGTTCCAGCGATGAGGTAGAAGCCGATGATGAATGGACAGATAAGAGTACCAG AGGACATGCTTCAAGCACTTCAGGCAAAGCAACTTCTGGCATGTCGAGTGATGAAAAGAATCAG AAACAAATTGCTGCACGGGCTCTAATGCCTCCGCCAAGGTCTCATTCAGCGAATGGTAACAGTTTTTTGTGTTCATCAAGCAAGGATGCTTCCCTGGAAAAAGTTGTGCTCCCCTCATCCAGTAATGGTTTACACAGTAGGAACCTTCCTTCCAGTAGTGGGGCATCCTGGAAAACCACCACAGGCACTAGTAGCAACCTCAGTTCAAACTCCGATGCTCATAAGCCTAGAAGAAAACGTCgccctaagaagaaaaagaaacaaatctgA